A window of Mucilaginibacter paludis DSM 18603 contains these coding sequences:
- a CDS encoding DUF1569 domain-containing protein, with protein sequence METIFNDTDREELISRISLLNNQSQPQWGRMTAYQMLRHCVQWEEMALGKTQYKQTFIGRLFGKMALKDMLKDTPIKHNLPTVPAFKVSQEGDASAEKETLIARIQEHARLPEVDFVHPFFGHLNSQQGGIIAYKHADHHLKQFGI encoded by the coding sequence ATGGAAACCATTTTTAACGATACCGATCGCGAAGAATTAATCAGCCGGATCAGCTTGCTAAACAACCAAAGCCAGCCCCAATGGGGCCGGATGACGGCATACCAGATGCTGCGGCATTGCGTACAATGGGAAGAGATGGCCCTGGGAAAAACACAATACAAGCAAACATTTATTGGCCGTCTGTTTGGAAAAATGGCCTTAAAGGATATGCTTAAAGACACGCCCATTAAGCATAACCTGCCCACCGTTCCGGCGTTTAAAGTCAGCCAGGAAGGCGATGCCTCAGCAGAAAAAGAAACTTTGATTGCACGGATACAAGAGCATGCCCGTTTGCCCGAAGTCGATTTTGTGCATCCTTTTTTTGGCCACCTCAACAGCCAGCAAGGTGGCATTATTGCCTATAAACACGCCGATCATCACTTAAAACAGTTTGGTATTTAA